Proteins found in one candidate division KSB1 bacterium genomic segment:
- a CDS encoding PQQ-binding-like beta-propeller repeat protein, with translation MLLATIGTSQISARDWPHWRGPNQNGTSNETGLISTWALAGENLIWQADFIGRSTPVIMNGRVYVIGRAGTGLTRQEQVACYEAQTGKMIWEHRFNVFQTTVPFNRVGWANLAGDPETGNVYAHGVGGMFICYNRNGKILWQRSLTEEFGRFSGYGGRTHTPVVDENLVIISFLNTGWGEHAAMRHRFVAFDKRTGEIVWIATLPNNPYDTNYSTPAVATINGVRLLIVGGGDGAVHALKVRTGEHVWQFKLSKAAINPSIVVDGTRVFACHSEENLDNVNMGRVVCIDGTGSGDVIQTHEVWRADNLEVGYCSPALHGGMLYLVDNSANLFCLDAKTGNRLWQYNLGTVGKGSPVVADGKIYVTEQNGVFHILQPSAMECKSLDTEKLTMPDGRYAELYGSPAIAYGRIYFTAESGLYCLGDKNKPFTVSATVIAAAHTNDSPAGAPAFLQIVPAEILAQPGEKIKFRARVFDAKGNFVREVKAAWSLANLSGQLGAAGELTVSQNSPATAGHLTAKFENLEGQARVRVIPAAPWKEDFESSEIGKYPAYFVGASNKFGVQLVDGNKVLVKPPAAAGLNRSDIFLGPPTMKNYTIQADMLGKRSRRQMPDMGLIANRYTLDLQGALQRLQIRVWAAELLNSKTIDFKFEPDVWYTMKMRVDQAGGKSIVKGKVWPRAEKEPEAWTITMEDPLPNPEGSPGLYGYSPVEIYYDNVKITKSN, from the coding sequence GTGCTTCTGGCAACTATCGGTACGAGCCAAATTTCAGCGCGAGATTGGCCGCACTGGCGCGGCCCCAACCAAAACGGCACCTCCAACGAAACCGGCCTCATCTCAACCTGGGCGCTCGCAGGCGAAAATTTAATCTGGCAGGCGGATTTCATCGGCCGCTCGACACCCGTTATCATGAACGGCCGCGTCTATGTCATCGGCCGCGCCGGCACGGGCTTGACGCGGCAAGAGCAAGTGGCTTGCTACGAGGCGCAAACCGGCAAAATGATTTGGGAGCATCGGTTCAATGTTTTTCAAACCACGGTGCCGTTCAATCGCGTCGGCTGGGCGAATCTTGCCGGCGATCCAGAAACTGGAAATGTTTATGCGCACGGCGTTGGCGGCATGTTCATCTGCTATAACCGCAACGGCAAAATTCTCTGGCAGCGTTCGTTGACCGAAGAGTTCGGACGTTTCTCCGGATACGGCGGACGCACGCATACGCCGGTGGTCGATGAGAATCTCGTCATCATCAGTTTTCTGAACACCGGCTGGGGTGAGCACGCCGCGATGCGCCATCGTTTCGTGGCGTTCGACAAGCGCACCGGTGAAATCGTTTGGATCGCGACGCTGCCGAACAATCCGTATGACACCAACTATTCCACGCCGGCGGTGGCGACGATCAACGGCGTGCGCTTGCTCATCGTTGGCGGCGGCGATGGCGCGGTTCATGCGTTGAAGGTGCGCACCGGCGAACACGTCTGGCAATTCAAGCTGTCGAAAGCTGCGATCAATCCTTCCATCGTGGTTGACGGCACGCGCGTTTTTGCCTGCCACAGCGAAGAGAATCTTGATAATGTCAACATGGGCCGCGTGGTTTGCATCGACGGCACCGGCTCGGGCGACGTCATCCAAACACACGAAGTTTGGCGCGCCGACAATCTCGAAGTTGGCTACTGCTCGCCGGCGCTGCACGGCGGCATGTTGTATCTTGTTGACAATTCGGCGAATTTGTTTTGTCTTGATGCCAAAACCGGCAATCGCCTTTGGCAATACAATCTCGGCACCGTCGGCAAGGGCTCGCCGGTTGTCGCCGATGGCAAAATTTACGTCACTGAGCAGAACGGCGTATTTCACATTTTGCAGCCGAGCGCAATGGAATGCAAATCCCTCGATACCGAAAAACTCACGATGCCGGATGGCCGCTACGCCGAGCTTTACGGCTCGCCGGCAATTGCGTACGGCCGCATTTATTTCACCGCGGAATCGGGTCTCTATTGTTTGGGCGATAAAAACAAACCTTTTACTGTTTCTGCAACTGTTATTGCTGCTGCTCACACCAACGATTCACCAGCAGGCGCCCCTGCGTTTCTCCAAATCGTCCCTGCTGAAATTTTGGCGCAGCCCGGCGAAAAAATAAAATTCCGCGCCCGCGTGTTCGATGCCAAGGGCAATTTTGTGCGCGAAGTAAAAGCGGCGTGGTCGCTGGCAAATTTGTCGGGCCAGCTTGGCGCAGCGGGAGAATTGACTGTTAGCCAAAACAGTCCCGCGACGGCGGGACATCTCACCGCCAAATTTGAAAATTTGGAAGGCCAAGCCAGAGTGCGCGTCATTCCTGCGGCGCCGTGGAAAGAAGATTTTGAATCCTCCGAAATCGGCAAGTATCCTGCATACTTTGTCGGCGCCAGCAACAAATTTGGTGTGCAGCTTGTTGACGGCAACAAGGTTCTCGTCAAGCCGCCGGCAGCCGCGGGGTTGAATCGCTCCGATATTTTTCTCGGTCCGCCCACGATGAAGAACTACACGATTCAAGCGGATATGCTCGGCAAAAGGAGCCGGCGCCAAATGCCGGACATGGGATTGATCGCCAACCGCTACACGCTGGATTTGCAGGGCGCGCTGCAACGCTTGCAAATCCGTGTATGGGCCGCGGAACTGCTCAATTCCAAAACCATTGACTTCAAGTTTGAGCCGGATGTTTGGTATACGATGAAAATGCGCGTGGACCAGGCCGGCGGCAAGTCGATCGTCAAAGGCAAAGTCTGGCCGCGCGCCGAAAAAGAGCCGGAAGCGTGGACGATCACGATGGAAGACCCGCTGCCAAATCCCGAAGGCAGCCCCGGCTTGTACGGCTATTCGCCGGTGGAGATTTATTATGACAATGTCAAGATCACGAAGAGCAATTGA
- a CDS encoding Gfo/Idh/MocA family oxidoreductase has product MSPIRFTVIGLGGFAEAHLNAVDWLEKQGLAKLAGVIAIEYDRRRFPEKIKKLNERGIPLYSSIADFFQHGKNSAEVLTAPIGIHQHVPVSLAALEAGLHVYCEKPVAATIQEVDQLIAAKKKFGKLVAIGYQYIYSQSIQKLKTRICDGRLGAVKNAALVCAWPRSEAYYGRNDWAGRLQKDGQWVLDSPMNNAMAHYLQNLLYLASTSRHEAAAPAEVTAELYRRGQSESCDTTLLRIKCDNGSLLHFYATHNSETMFGPEMKLRCENGVVQWEKFNGETTIFYDDGSAEKFANTDELWMFAGFRHFVQAIRGETRLLCPPEVCRGHTLVVNAAHESCPAIAAFPPELTCLESAPETIPSQQPIGVFHRVRGLDQWLREAYENEKLFSETEKSWAICGKPFRLQNYRHFPQPGGDFARAMQQ; this is encoded by the coding sequence GTGTCTCCCATCCGCTTCACCGTCATCGGCCTCGGCGGCTTTGCTGAAGCGCATCTCAACGCCGTTGATTGGCTTGAAAAACAAGGCCTCGCCAAACTTGCCGGTGTCATTGCGATTGAATATGATCGCCGGCGCTTTCCGGAAAAAATTAAAAAATTAAACGAACGCGGCATCCCTCTTTATTCTTCAATTGCAGATTTTTTTCAACACGGCAAAAATTCGGCGGAAGTTTTAACCGCGCCGATTGGCATTCATCAGCATGTGCCGGTGAGTCTCGCCGCACTGGAAGCGGGTTTGCACGTTTATTGCGAAAAGCCGGTGGCGGCAACAATTCAAGAAGTGGATCAACTCATTGCGGCGAAAAAAAAGTTTGGCAAACTCGTCGCCATCGGTTATCAGTACATCTACAGCCAGTCGATTCAGAAACTAAAGACACGGATTTGCGATGGCCGCCTCGGCGCGGTGAAAAACGCGGCGCTGGTTTGTGCCTGGCCGCGCAGCGAAGCTTACTACGGCCGCAACGATTGGGCCGGGCGTTTGCAAAAAGACGGGCAGTGGGTTCTCGACAGTCCGATGAACAACGCGATGGCGCATTATCTGCAAAATCTTTTGTATCTCGCTTCGACCAGCCGCCACGAAGCCGCCGCGCCCGCCGAAGTCACCGCCGAATTATATCGCCGTGGGCAATCTGAAAGTTGTGACACGACATTGCTGCGAATCAAATGCGATAACGGCAGCCTGCTGCATTTTTATGCGACGCACAACAGCGAAACGATGTTCGGCCCGGAGATGAAATTGCGCTGCGAAAACGGTGTCGTGCAGTGGGAAAAGTTTAATGGCGAAACGACGATTTTCTACGATGACGGCAGCGCCGAAAAATTTGCCAACACAGATGAGTTGTGGATGTTCGCAGGATTCCGCCATTTCGTGCAAGCGATTCGCGGCGAAACGCGCTTGCTTTGCCCGCCGGAAGTTTGCCGGGGCCACACCCTCGTCGTCAACGCCGCTCACGAGAGTTGTCCGGCCATTGCCGCGTTTCCGCCGGAATTAACCTGCCTCGAAAGCGCTCCGGAGACGATTCCCTCGCAGCAGCCAATCGGCGTTTTTCATCGCGTCCGCGGCCTCGATCAATGGCTGCGAGAAGCATATGAAAATGAAAAACTGTTTTCAGAAACAGAAAAGTCCTGGGCCATTTGCGGCAAGCCATTTCGCCTGCAAAACTATCGTCACTTTCCACAACCTGGCGGCGATTTTGCAAGAGCCATGCAGCAATAA
- a CDS encoding PQQ-binding-like beta-propeller repeat protein encodes MNFKNLMPKNKFTRLHLFIGAITVSTITYYSAEQAMWGGTPARNMVSSETNLPTKFDPNSGLNIKWTATLGSQTYGNPAIAGGKVFVGTNNQGLRNPKQGGDRGVLMAFRESDGQFLWQHANPKLASGRVNDWPQQGVCSSPFVEGDRLYYVSNRCEVVCLDTEGFLDGENDGPFTAETDTSKIDADIIWKLDMMGELDVFPHNLAVCSPIAVGDLLFVVTANGVDESHIHIPSPHAPSFIAVNKHTGKVVWEDASPGTNIMHGQWSNPAYGVINGVPQVIFPGGDGVIYSFEPETGKLIWKFDCNPPEAVYELGGAGTKNDFIGTPVIYDNKVFIGLGQDPEHGEGISHLWAIDATKRGNIPQSEAVWHRGYKDFNRSMSTVAIHDGLLYTADLSGFVYCLDAKTGELYWKYDTYAAIWGSPFVADGKVYIGDEDGDIAVLKTGKKMELLYEVNMGSAVYTTPVAKNGVLYVTNRSTLFALQDQTK; translated from the coding sequence ATGAACTTCAAAAACCTCATGCCCAAGAATAAATTCACTCGTCTTCATCTTTTCATTGGTGCCATCACCGTTTCCACCATCACCTACTATTCTGCCGAACAAGCGATGTGGGGCGGCACGCCGGCGCGCAACATGGTCTCCAGCGAGACCAATTTGCCCACTAAATTTGACCCGAACTCGGGCTTGAACATCAAATGGACTGCCACGCTCGGTTCGCAAACCTATGGCAATCCGGCGATCGCAGGTGGAAAAGTTTTTGTCGGCACCAACAACCAGGGCTTGCGCAATCCCAAACAGGGCGGCGACCGCGGTGTGTTGATGGCTTTCCGCGAGTCCGACGGCCAATTTCTCTGGCAGCACGCCAATCCAAAACTCGCTTCCGGCCGCGTCAATGATTGGCCGCAACAGGGCGTTTGCTCGAGCCCATTTGTCGAGGGCGACCGGCTTTATTACGTCTCGAATCGCTGCGAAGTCGTCTGCCTCGACACCGAAGGCTTTCTCGATGGCGAGAATGACGGCCCATTCACAGCGGAAACCGATACCAGCAAGATCGACGCCGACATCATTTGGAAGCTCGACATGATGGGCGAGCTGGATGTGTTTCCGCACAATCTTGCCGTGTGCTCGCCAATTGCGGTTGGCGATTTGCTCTTCGTCGTCACCGCCAACGGCGTGGATGAAAGCCACATTCACATTCCCTCGCCGCATGCGCCGAGCTTCATCGCCGTGAACAAGCACACCGGCAAAGTGGTTTGGGAAGATGCGTCGCCCGGCACGAACATCATGCACGGCCAGTGGTCGAATCCGGCTTACGGGGTGATCAACGGCGTGCCGCAAGTGATTTTTCCCGGCGGTGATGGCGTCATTTATTCTTTCGAGCCGGAGACCGGAAAGTTGATTTGGAAATTTGATTGCAATCCGCCGGAAGCGGTTTACGAGCTGGGCGGCGCCGGCACCAAAAATGATTTCATCGGCACGCCGGTGATTTACGACAACAAAGTTTTTATCGGCCTCGGCCAGGATCCGGAACACGGCGAGGGCATCAGCCATCTCTGGGCGATCGATGCGACGAAGCGAGGCAACATTCCGCAATCCGAAGCCGTGTGGCATCGCGGCTATAAAGATTTCAATCGCTCGATGTCAACCGTGGCGATTCACGACGGCTTGCTGTACACGGCGGATCTCAGCGGTTTCGTGTATTGCCTGGATGCAAAGACCGGCGAGCTTTACTGGAAGTACGACACCTACGCCGCAATTTGGGGCTCGCCCTTTGTGGCCGACGGCAAAGTTTACATCGGCGACGAAGACGGCGACATTGCCGTGCTCAAGACCGGCAAAAAAATGGAGTTGCTCTATGAAGTCAACATGGGCAGCGCGGTTTACACCACGCCGGTGGCGAAGAACGGCGTACTGTACGTGACGAACCGCTCGACGCTGTTTGCGCTGCAGGATCAAACGAAGTAG
- a CDS encoding extracellular solute-binding protein has product MNTMPTRSPALPLVFFLLMANLFADEPETINFWHVGTNDDILMYRRMAVRFEQETGIRVVVTPLGWNNFEQKYLTALAAQLPPDIGSTNTAGPYEYGRVAGVIDLAKEFPEDFAALQSEIFPDLWPQYTFDGKTFGIPHQVTTLLLFYRKDIFAKLGLEPPATWSEMIAVIEALERENYQFGYYWTRDDAWAMDTWSFPFGATRYTADGLQTMWNTPAFIHGVQFAMRLWNLYNMPLDKSAKPVELFVLDEKEKGLLQPMFIDGAWRYMEIMTKAPHLREQWGIAPPPAADNGKTRLVAGGTALVIFRLSPHKAAAMKWARFIMSPETQLESLRDHMFNRGDRNELYTSPNRRMFELYDLPLDSSTTQAVITTLKRIGTTPKVVGELQADRILDKTLKQIRGEILSFIHRRAAIFNLSQWDYKRALAAGRYPQEKRLLHLFADSVTAAKLTAAKPQADAELARARNEFEKYYRHLLGNIAQRERAFDIMDWAKAGALLISLFFLVAVFRKHAARQAWRSYLYLAPAIVLLVVFLVIPIIVSIYLSFTNYNPIMPLASADWVGLKNYLNILRSAELWQSLGRSLYYAVLLIPIQLVIGVILAVGLDQALKPDRLFKFAFFSPLVTSLVSVALIWTALYLGTVYGWINALLLKLGLIRDPIAFLQDQNTFLNCVIALSIWHGLAFVILINLAGLQNIPQQIYEAAKIDGANAVQQFFRITLPALKPQILFLVIVGTIGAIQVFEQIYLFGGTAQEGGPKFGPADSGMTMVPLIFRKGFEDFRMGEASAVAYILFAVISALSFFNWKFMTRDN; this is encoded by the coding sequence ATGAACACCATGCCAACCCGCTCGCCAGCGCTGCCGCTCGTTTTTTTTCTTTTGATGGCCAATCTGTTCGCCGACGAACCGGAGACGATCAACTTTTGGCACGTCGGCACCAATGACGACATTTTGATGTATCGCCGCATGGCCGTGCGCTTCGAGCAGGAGACCGGCATCCGCGTCGTCGTCACGCCGCTGGGATGGAATAATTTCGAGCAAAAATATTTGACCGCGCTGGCCGCGCAATTGCCGCCGGATATCGGATCCACCAACACCGCCGGGCCTTACGAATATGGCCGCGTCGCCGGCGTCATCGATCTCGCCAAAGAATTTCCGGAAGACTTTGCCGCGCTGCAGTCGGAAATTTTTCCGGATTTGTGGCCGCAATATACTTTTGACGGCAAAACCTTCGGCATTCCGCACCAGGTCACGACACTTCTCCTTTTTTATCGCAAAGACATTTTTGCGAAGCTCGGCCTCGAGCCGCCGGCCACCTGGTCGGAAATGATAGCCGTCATCGAAGCACTGGAGCGGGAAAATTATCAATTCGGTTATTACTGGACGCGTGACGACGCTTGGGCGATGGACACCTGGAGTTTTCCCTTCGGCGCCACGCGTTATACTGCCGATGGACTGCAAACGATGTGGAATACGCCGGCGTTCATTCACGGCGTGCAATTCGCCATGCGGCTTTGGAATCTTTACAACATGCCGCTGGACAAGTCCGCCAAGCCCGTTGAGCTTTTTGTTCTCGATGAGAAGGAAAAAGGATTGCTGCAGCCGATGTTTATCGACGGCGCGTGGCGATACATGGAGATCATGACGAAAGCGCCGCACTTGCGCGAGCAGTGGGGTATTGCGCCGCCACCGGCGGCTGATAACGGCAAGACGCGCCTGGTCGCCGGCGGCACCGCCCTGGTGATTTTTCGGCTGTCGCCGCACAAAGCCGCGGCGATGAAATGGGCGCGCTTCATCATGTCGCCCGAAACGCAGTTGGAATCGCTGCGCGATCACATGTTCAATCGCGGCGACCGCAACGAGCTTTACACCTCACCCAACCGGCGAATGTTTGAACTGTACGATTTGCCGCTTGATTCCAGCACCACCCAGGCCGTCATCACAACCTTGAAGCGCATCGGCACGACGCCGAAAGTTGTGGGCGAGCTGCAGGCAGATCGCATACTGGACAAGACGCTGAAACAAATCCGCGGTGAAATCCTTTCCTTTATCCACAGACGCGCTGCCATATTCAATCTTAGCCAATGGGATTACAAACGTGCCCTCGCCGCCGGGCGTTATCCACAGGAAAAGCGCCTGCTTCACCTCTTTGCCGACAGCGTCACTGCCGCGAAATTGACGGCGGCCAAACCGCAAGCAGATGCCGAGTTGGCGCGAGCACGCAACGAATTTGAAAAATACTATCGCCATTTGCTCGGCAACATCGCGCAGCGCGAGCGCGCGTTCGACATTATGGATTGGGCGAAAGCGGGGGCTTTGCTGATCAGTTTATTCTTCCTCGTCGCTGTCTTTCGCAAACACGCGGCGCGACAGGCGTGGCGATCTTATCTTTATCTCGCGCCTGCCATTGTTTTGCTCGTCGTTTTTCTTGTCATTCCCATCATCGTTTCAATTTACCTCAGCTTCACCAATTACAATCCGATCATGCCGCTGGCCAGCGCGGATTGGGTGGGTTTGAAAAACTACCTCAACATTTTGCGCAGCGCCGAGCTGTGGCAGAGCCTCGGCCGGTCGCTGTATTACGCGGTTTTGCTCATTCCCATTCAGCTCGTCATCGGTGTCATTCTCGCCGTCGGGCTGGATCAAGCCCTGAAGCCGGATCGTTTGTTCAAGTTTGCTTTTTTTTCGCCGTTGGTGACGTCGCTGGTTTCGGTCGCGCTGATTTGGACGGCGCTTTATCTCGGCACGGTTTACGGCTGGATCAACGCGCTGCTCCTGAAGCTTGGGCTAATTCGCGATCCAATTGCTTTTCTGCAAGATCAAAACACGTTTCTGAATTGCGTGATTGCCTTGAGCATTTGGCACGGCCTGGCGTTTGTGATTCTCATCAATCTCGCCGGGCTGCAAAATATTCCCCAGCAAATTTACGAGGCGGCCAAAATCGACGGCGCCAACGCCGTGCAACAATTTTTTAGAATCACGCTGCCGGCGCTCAAGCCGCAGATTCTTTTTTTGGTGATTGTCGGCACCATCGGCGCCATTCAGGTCTTCGAGCAGATTTATTTGTTCGGCGGCACGGCGCAGGAGGGCGGCCCCAAATTCGGCCCGGCCGACAGCGGCATGACGATGGTGCCGCTGATTTTTCGCAAGGGTTTTGAAGATTTTCGCATGGGGGAAGCTTCGGCGGTGGCTTATATTCTTTTTGCGGTGATTTCAGCGCTTTCCTTTTTTAATTGGAAATTTATGACCCGCGACAACTAA
- a CDS encoding carbohydrate ABC transporter permease, with protein sequence MMKRLPLDRILSYILMAIAGLVMIMPFYFMIVTSFKKPSEAASLSISLFVKEPTLQAYRDLLQGLPYLQFMSNSLIVAIATTAGTMFFCTLAGYAFSKHRFPGREKIFAAILATMMVPGSVLLVPSFLLMRDFGWLNTYLPLIVPSLAGAFGIFLSRQFIDTIPDDLLDAARIDGCSDFRIYWNIILPLSKPLLATLGILTFLWSWNRFLDALIYIFDEKLYTLPLGISLLQGRFVFNENIQMAGAALAIIPVLIIFFILQKQIVKSLSTTGLKG encoded by the coding sequence ATGATGAAACGTCTTCCACTCGACCGCATTCTTTCATACATACTGATGGCCATCGCCGGCCTGGTGATGATCATGCCGTTTTATTTCATGATCGTGACCTCGTTCAAGAAACCATCGGAAGCCGCCTCCTTGTCGATTAGCCTGTTCGTCAAAGAGCCGACCCTGCAAGCTTATCGCGATTTGCTGCAAGGCCTGCCATATTTGCAATTCATGAGCAACAGCCTGATTGTTGCGATCGCGACCACGGCCGGGACAATGTTTTTCTGCACGCTCGCCGGCTATGCCTTTTCGAAGCACCGTTTCCCCGGGCGCGAAAAAATTTTCGCGGCCATCCTGGCGACGATGATGGTCCCGGGCAGCGTCTTGCTGGTGCCGAGCTTTTTGCTCATGCGCGATTTCGGCTGGCTGAACACCTACCTGCCGTTGATCGTGCCCAGCCTGGCCGGTGCCTTCGGCATTTTTCTTTCCAGGCAATTCATCGACACGATTCCGGACGATTTGCTCGACGCCGCGCGCATCGATGGCTGCTCGGATTTTCGGATTTATTGGAACATTATTTTGCCGCTGTCAAAACCGCTTCTGGCCACGCTCGGCATTTTGACCTTTCTCTGGTCGTGGAATCGTTTTCTCGACGCGCTGATTTACATTTTTGACGAAAAGCTTTACACCTTGCCGCTCGGTATCTCTTTGTTGCAGGGCCGTTTTGTTTTCAATGAAAATATTCAAATGGCCGGCGCCGCACTGGCGATTATTCCCGTTCTCATCATTTTTTTTATTTTGCAAAAACAAATTGTGAAGAGCCTCTCGACGACGGGGTTGAAGGGGTAA
- a CDS encoding glycoside hydrolase family 2 protein, producing the protein MAVKTIDLNGEWKIYSPDGRFSLSGTAPGSLFYDLEKSGYWGEHDVFFRENNHQCLEIANRDFIYEKFCEVPEALFDPRHRIYLEADGLDTIAEIRLNGKIVAQTENMFRRYQFEVREMLQAGTNKVEIFFRNAIAEIARRQEKRPLWNPPHTLDGAVHLRKNHCSFGWDWGPKIPDLGIWRPIRLCAYAGAKLDEFHVRQNHIEDKVFLDIFASLEKWTADDFSLQVTLVDPDQVACTLPIQDGVTTTILIPQPQLWWPNGYGRQPLYTISCEVKQNDRTIDRKSLQLGLRTLQLERKKDEHGESFQFNINGIPIFARGANYVPEDVYLTRPSCQTTERLIRDAAAANFNCLRIWGGGVYPSDDFYDLCDRYGLIIWQDLMFACGVYDVNNPVFYENIRQEVQDNLKRLRHHPCLGLICGNNEMEWGFAEWDFPKTAEMRAEYLKQYETLFPALVQEICPYVDYWPASPSSGGNFEQPNAEESGDVHFWEVWHNNKPFTEYRKHYFRFLSEFGFESFPSRKTVKAFTAAKDRYIFSPAMEDHQRCEGGNGKILAYLVQYFRHPKDFDSLLYVSQLSQAEAIRVAVEHLRRHRGRCMGATYWQFNDVWPAVSWSSIDYFGRWKALHYAARRMYDQILLSCDERENTASLHLSNEHNFSIGGRVTWRLLSFTGDVIKQGEMQAQVPARTSIKLTDLDLSAELQNNGKHGRYLSFVFTDSRDQTSRYGTAVFAPYKHLHLQNPHLQIAVTEKNDVHEIRVTASSFAKFVALDLEEDDVIFSDNYFDLDAGQTRAVTVPKRELSLNELRRQLTVWSLFDSF; encoded by the coding sequence ATGGCCGTAAAAACGATTGATCTCAACGGCGAGTGGAAAATTTATTCTCCGGACGGCAGGTTTTCCCTGTCCGGAACAGCGCCGGGGTCCCTATTTTATGATTTGGAGAAAAGCGGATATTGGGGTGAGCATGATGTTTTCTTTCGGGAAAACAATCATCAATGTCTCGAAATCGCCAATCGTGATTTTATTTACGAAAAATTTTGTGAAGTGCCGGAGGCGCTTTTTGATCCACGGCATCGCATTTATCTCGAAGCCGATGGTCTTGACACCATCGCCGAAATCCGGCTCAACGGCAAAATCGTCGCGCAGACGGAAAATATGTTTCGGCGCTATCAATTCGAAGTGCGTGAAATGTTGCAAGCTGGTACGAACAAGGTTGAAATTTTTTTCCGCAACGCCATCGCCGAAATTGCGCGGCGGCAGGAAAAGCGCCCGTTGTGGAATCCCCCCCACACTCTCGACGGCGCCGTGCATCTGCGCAAAAATCATTGCAGCTTCGGATGGGATTGGGGCCCGAAAATTCCCGATCTCGGCATTTGGCGCCCTATTCGCCTTTGCGCTTACGCCGGCGCGAAATTAGACGAATTCCACGTTAGACAAAATCATATCGAAGACAAGGTCTTTCTCGATATTTTCGCGAGCCTCGAAAAATGGACAGCGGACGATTTTTCGCTTCAAGTCACCCTCGTTGATCCCGATCAAGTCGCGTGCACTTTGCCAATTCAAGACGGCGTAACCACAACCATTTTGATTCCACAGCCGCAATTGTGGTGGCCGAATGGTTATGGCCGGCAGCCGCTCTATACCATTTCTTGCGAGGTGAAACAAAACGACCGGACTATCGATCGAAAATCCTTGCAGCTCGGCCTTCGAACCCTGCAGCTCGAGAGAAAGAAAGACGAGCATGGCGAATCGTTTCAATTCAATATCAACGGCATCCCCATTTTTGCGCGCGGCGCGAATTATGTTCCCGAAGATGTTTATTTAACGCGGCCGTCCTGCCAAACCACAGAGCGGCTGATTCGCGATGCCGCCGCGGCAAACTTCAACTGTTTGCGGATTTGGGGCGGTGGCGTCTATCCTTCGGATGATTTTTACGATCTGTGCGATCGCTATGGCCTCATCATCTGGCAGGATTTGATGTTTGCCTGCGGCGTCTACGACGTTAACAATCCGGTGTTTTATGAAAATATCCGGCAGGAAGTGCAAGACAATCTCAAGCGCCTGCGTCATCATCCCTGCCTGGGCCTGATCTGTGGCAACAACGAAATGGAGTGGGGCTTTGCGGAATGGGATTTCCCGAAAACCGCCGAGATGCGCGCCGAATATCTCAAACAATACGAAACACTCTTTCCGGCGCTGGTGCAGGAAATCTGTCCGTATGTCGATTATTGGCCCGCCTCGCCTTCTTCCGGCGGCAACTTTGAGCAGCCGAACGCCGAGGAGAGCGGCGACGTGCATTTTTGGGAGGTCTGGCACAACAACAAGCCGTTTACCGAATACCGCAAACATTATTTTCGTTTCCTGTCGGAATTCGGCTTCGAGTCTTTTCCCTCACGAAAAACAGTCAAGGCGTTTACGGCGGCGAAAGATCGCTATATTTTTTCGCCGGCGATGGAAGATCATCAGCGTTGTGAGGGCGGCAACGGCAAAATTCTCGCTTACCTGGTGCAATATTTTCGCCATCCGAAAGACTTCGACTCACTGCTCTATGTTTCGCAATTGAGCCAGGCCGAAGCCATCCGCGTGGCGGTCGAGCATTTGCGGCGGCACCGCGGCCGCTGCATGGGCGCGACCTATTGGCAATTCAACGACGTCTGGCCGGCAGTGTCATGGTCCAGCATCGATTATTTTGGCCGCTGGAAAGCCTTGCATTATGCGGCCAGGCGCATGTATGATCAAATTCTGCTTTCGTGTGACGAGCGTGAAAACACGGCGAGCCTGCATTTGAGCAACGAGCACAATTTTAGCATTGGCGGACGCGTGACCTGGCGGCTGCTGTCGTTTACCGGCGATGTGATCAAACAAGGTGAAATGCAAGCGCAGGTGCCGGCACGGACTTCGATAAAACTCACCGATCTTGATTTGTCCGCCGAATTGCAAAACAATGGCAAACACGGGCGTTATTTGTCCTTTGTGTTTACGGATTCCCGAGACCAAACCTCACGTTATGGCACGGCGGTATTCGCGCCTTATAAACATTTGCATCTGCAAAACCCGCATCTGCAAATCGCTGTAACCGAAAAGAACGACGTCCATGAGATTCGTGTCACGGCCTCGTCCTTTGCCAAATTTGTCGCGCTGGATTTGGAGGAAGATGACGTCATTTTCTCGGATAACTATTTTGATCTCGATGCGGGTCAGACGCGTGCGGTCACGGTTCCGAAACGGGAACTCAGCCTGAACGAATTGCGGCGGCAGCTTACCGTGTGGTCGCTTTTTGACAGCTTTTGA